In one Chloroflexota bacterium genomic region, the following are encoded:
- a CDS encoding tetratricopeptide repeat protein codes for DAALKSYAAALELFRSVGDRLGEANVLKAIGDVQQFRKENDAALKSYAAALELFRSVGDRLGEANVLAAQSRLQIQGGNIVQAEQDLAQVISIRRETGALFGEGADYGNFALALLNVGEKAKAKMYVLKAKAVFEKIGEPYYLQWVDRVLNACE; via the coding sequence GACGCCGCGCTGAAAAGTTACGCCGCCGCGCTCGAGTTGTTTCGCAGTGTCGGTGACCGCTTGGGCGAAGCCAACGTGCTGAAAGCGATTGGCGACGTGCAACAGTTCCGCAAAGAAAATGACGCCGCGCTGAAAAGTTACGCCGCCGCGCTCGAGTTGTTTCGCAGTGTCGGTGACCGCTTGGGCGAAGCCAACGTGCTTGCCGCGCAATCCCGGTTACAAATTCAAGGCGGCAATATCGTCCAAGCCGAACAAGACCTTGCTCAGGTCATTTCGATTCGTCGTGAGACTGGCGCGCTTTTCGGTGAAGGCGCGGACTATGGAAATTTCGCGCTTGCGTTGTTGAATGTCGGCGAAAAAGCCAAAGCAAAAATGTATGTGCTTAAGGCAAAAGCCGTATTTGAAAAAATCGGTGAGCCGTACTATTTGCAGTGGGTTGACCGTGTGTTGAATGCGTGCGAGTGA